The genomic segment CGTGAACAGTCTTTTTCCTATAAAACATTGGTGGAGTCTCAGAACATGGACAACTACTGATACAAGCTTCAGATGCCAGTTTCTGAAACTAGAGGCACATTTTAAATGTCTTCTGATTTAGAAAactttttctccccctcccctggCTACTGGTTAGCTTTTTAAGGGGGATCTTGCCAGCAGGATTTCAGTTCTCAAGCTGTTGTGTATTTCTTTCAGGGACAAGTACAGCAATACCTTATACATGGCTGGTCCACTCCTCCATTACTGAAGGCTGAAGCGTTAGGGCCATTTCACaaatctggcacactccagtacagtgttaatactgtacaatggcattgcggcaatctccagtcacatgacagcatgtgaccggagcttgccgcgatgccattgtactgtattacactgtactggagtgtgccggatgcgGCAATCttttgctggatgtgtgaaacggcccttatttGTAGATCCAAAGCCTCTGTTACCCGTCTCCTGCTATTTGATTGGCAGTCCTCTTGTCTGAAGTGTCACAGCACAGATTGTCAATCAGGATATGGCAGTGCTGGGTGGGAAATAGAGccagagtgacggaggcttcaaatctaccatagctcttcagccttaTTTACATATCAAGTCAAAAGCTGATTTATTAGTGATGGAGGAACAGACTGgtaatgtaaaggtattgctggacttgtctttgaaagagctacatgagaATATCAATATTTTGGGGGCTGAATTCCCCCTCCCCTGGTCCAGTGCAGAGCCTGCAGACAATCTAGTGAAGTCAGCGGCTTGTGACGTCTTCTTGGACAGAGCTGCTGAGCGCACTGGTTGGCTGCAGCGGTCTGGTCAGTATACCTGCACTGTGGACAGACACTTGGTGCTGGACCTGGGAAAGGAGAGTAGCCAGTTTCTGGGGGGTGTTTTAGgtcaaaaaagggggggaaagtctTGTCTGTAATCCTCCAGACAACCTTTTTTACAGATTAGACTATAATCTTCACACAGGTATTAAGGAGGGTGTAAAGTTAGGTGTGGGTGGGCTATTACTGACTGATGGATGTTCTGTACAGTTTTCTCACTTTAGAAACCTGAAAGAACAATGATCTAATTGTGCTGCCATACTCTTGTTCTCACGCCCCTAACTCTCGTGGGAGGGGGTCTGTTTAGGAATGGGTGTCATTCCCACCCACAGCTTTGTTACAGTAGCTCCCCAGACACCCGGCAGTGTCTAGTGACTTGCGCCTCCAGATTCCCAGCACTTAATGTTCTTGCTGCGGCCCACACAGCAGAGGTGCCGTCACGATCTGTTCCTGGCTTTCCCCCTGCCTGTTCTGCAATACTTACCGTAGTCTTGTCTTTGGTTTTCAGGTTGCGATGGCCACCGGACAAGTCTTATTCCAGAGATTCTTCTATTCCAAGTCTTTTGTGAAGCATTCAATGGAGGTAAGCGTCTTCATCCACGGTTTTAGTATTTGAGGGGCGCTTTATTCTGTTACTGTGTTCCTGTAATCTTCAGCAGGGTGTTATTTTCTCCCTTTAGCACGTGTCCATGGCCTGCGTCCACCTGGCATCCAAGATCGAAGAGGCTCCGAGACGCATCCGGGACGTGATCAACGTGTTTCATCGCCTCCGACAGTTAAGGGAGAAGCAGTAAGTGCTTGTCGTTTGGTCATTGCAGGACTTGGCGAAGGTGGCTTTTAATCTAACCTCCTCAATGTCTTGACTCTTTATTTTTCTAGGAAGCCGTTGCCTTTGGTGTTGGATCAGGACTACGTGAACCTAAAGAACCAAATAATAAAAGCCGAGAGGAGGGTCCTAAAGGAATTGGGCTTTTGTGTGCACGTGAAGCACCCTCATAAAGTGAGTGCTTTTGTGATTTGTTTTTAGTAGCTCTATAGTTAATGCCGTATATACTCAATTATAAGCCGAggcctctaattttgccacaaaaaGCTGGGAAATCTTATTGACTtgagtataaagggtgctttacacgctgcgacatcgctagcgatgtcgagcgcgatagcacccgccccgtccgtgcgacatttggtgttcgctgccgtagcaaacattattgctacggcagcgtcacacgcacataccttgtcagcgacatcgctgtaaccgccgaacaatctccttcaaggggaggtgcgttcggcgtcactaagcgcccggccaatagaagcggagatgagtgggacgtaacatcccgcccaccttcttccttccgccttGCCAGTGGCcgcagatgttcgtcgctcctgcggtgtcacaaacagatgtgtggtgcctcaggagcgacgaacaacgtcgtacctgtggcagcagcgatattaaggaaatgatcgttgacacgtcgctcactgtttttgaacgattttgcgaccgatgatcgtcgctcattggtgtcacacgctgccatgacgctaccggcgtcggatgtgcgtcactaacgacgtgacccaacgatatatcggtagcgatgtcgcagcgtgtaaagcaccctttagcctagggtgggaaatgcagcaaatACTggaagatttgaaaaaaaaaatatatataccaataaaatgtaatgtgccccatccttgttgccccccccccccccttgtactAGTGTGCCCATGAATTAATGAGCCCTCTAGTAATGAGCGCATcattttagtaatgtcctcattcctgttcacttcttgtcccctattatgccatttacACACCTACAAAAAATTCTcagctgtcctccgttcctgcggtgtcctcttacctgcttcttgaagTCTGCAGGCACATAGTCCCACTCCATGATTGCATCCAGTGCACGGGGTCGCCGCTGCaggctgccgtcatggctttacttcagttgaatgctttgcagcaccgtaaagcattcaactgcagaaaAGCCATGACTGCAGCGGCAGCCCTGTGCATTGGATGCGATCATGGACCGGTGCCTTTTGCAGTCCGCAgatacatagacccctccatgattgcgtcctgtacacggggccaccgctgctgtctgtGCTTTGcagtgcaaagcattcaactgaagtaaagccatgactgcagcctgcagctgcggccccatgCACTGGATGCGATCATCATGGAGGGGTCTGTGCCTGCGAACTGCAAGAAGTTGTTAAGGACACCGTGGGaactgaggacaggtgagaatgttattaataataacatattattattattattattattatatatatatatatatatatatatatatatatatatatatatatatatatatatatatatatatatatatatatatatatatatatatatatatatatatatatatatatatatatatatatatatatatatatatatatatatatatatatatatatatatatatatatatatatatatatatatatatataaaattttttttttttttttttttttttttttatgggaacCTCACTCAAGTATAAGCCATGGGGGGGCTTTTCCAGCATTAAAAAATAGGCTTATACTCTAGTATATATGGTACTCTGGGAACTGCCACAACCTCCTATGACACTGGGTGATAATTTCTAGTATTTGGGTGAGGTATAGCAATGAGTTTCCCCGACTTATATACAAATGTTGAAGTCAAATGACTTCACGTGATTCCTCTTACTGGATGCTGGAGTGACTTTCCATAAAAGTataattttttttgtgtttatttatctttTCTTAGATAATTGTGATGTACCTACAAGTTTTGGAGTGTGAGCGTAATAAGCATCTGGTCCAGACTTCATGGTGAGTGTCGCTCTGTCCTGTAGCTTGTATGTAGCCTGTAAGCTACCCTTTATCGCCTCCATTGCCTGCAGGATGTGTAGGGCATTGCCAAGCAATGCTGTACCAGTCCTGAGGAATCATTTGCAGCCGTTATCTACTGTTGACTGTAGAAGATCTGAAGGGGGAATTGCATGGGAAATGGCCTCAGCGTTCCCATATTTGGAGAGAGTTGATGTGTGCCGCGGACGGTCTTGGCACATTTTCAAGGCTCGTCTCAAGTGAAAACTCACAACCTTAGTTTTGCATTAACCAAAGTCGTCCTTTTTGTCTTAAAGTGACACCTCTGAATTAAATGTGCGCGTTACGACTTGTTAACCTATGGTGCACTTTTGGGCTGGGTTTTACAGTTTAACATTTGTATGTATTTGGTCTCTTATTTTTGGGTTTATCAAGACTGTTTGCATTAAAGGTATTTTCTTATTTTATAAAGTGATGGAATATCGCTAGCGGAGTGATGGTTGCAGCACGGCATCCGCTATGCTGGGATCTGTAGTGCAACCCTTTAAACTGTGCTGTTTGCATGGAGaacgttaaaaaaaaaatgtaggtcaAACCCTTAACCCCTTCTATTTTTTTGGATAACTATCATATTGATGAAACAGCCTGGCGATACTCCATCATTGGACTTTATATGTTATTGATTGGGtggagggtggggggaggggaaaaTGTCTGGTGCTGTTTACTTGTTCAATGGATGGAGAACCTATATTAACTTTTGTTTTCTGTACTCTTTTGATCAAAGGCTAGCCTCTGAGGGTAAGTGACTAAGACTTCTCCTCTGCTGTCCAAGCGCTTTGGTGCAGGGATGGCTGCCGTCTTCAGTCAATCCCAAGCAGGTTCCCCAGAAACGAAGGCTGCCTCTGGTCAGGTGGTATACATCCCGTGGAGTAAGGGGGGGCTCACCGCTCCTTGTGGTTTCCTTTTTTCTATTATTTCTTCACAATGAACagtagtttttttattttaatttgccttttgtttcttttattttgtagtttttatttcaatgcaaaaaaataaaaaaaagtagttGAAGTGCCAATATATTTCCATAGCCTGTACATTAACCTCTGACTTGTCATAGTTTTGTATTCTGTTCTTTCTGTGATTTTTGATTCACTCCAGTTTGTAGCCTTGTCTAGATCTGCCGTCCTTGTGGAAATTGATGCCGTATTTTGCAGCAGAATGTCTCTGCCACGTGGAGGTTGTATGCTGGGAGCACACCGCCTGTGGATGACATTAGGACTCTCCATCTGGATACCCTGGATGAAGCCAAattgaccttttttttttattggcaCTAATTTTAGTTTTGACCCTCCCAAGCTGTTTACATATAAAAGCCTTTTTTGGGCACATCCACAGACGTTaaaatatgttctccatccttcACAGTTGAACACTTGTTTGCTTGAAACACTTAAGTGCCAGATGATGCTGTACGTTGTGTGGCGTCTACAATCTTTTTGCTTCTTTTTGTGCCGTTTCAGGAACTACATGAATGACAGCCTCCGCACTGACGTCTTTGAGCGGTTCAATCCCGAAACAATCGCATGCGCCTGCATCTATCTGGCAGCAAGAACACTAGAGGTTGGTATACACAGGATTTTTCATCGTATGGCTACAATTATCCATTTCTTTGCTAGCTAAATcttctttatttttaaaaaaagtgtgtgtgtgtgtgtgtgtgtgtgtgtgtgtgtgtgtgtgtgtgtgtgtgtgtgtgtgtgtgtgtgtgtgtgtgtgtgtgtgtgtgtgtgtgtgtgtgtgtgtgtgtgtgtgtgtgtgtgtgtgtatatatatatatatatatatatatatatatatatatatatatatatatatatatatatatatatatatatatattattaatatatatattatatattaatagaTTATATAGTAttaatagatatatattatataatatatatttaattaatatatatttatttaattaatagataaataaaatattatatatatattatattttttttcattcgtTCACTGGTTTCAGTGCCGCTTTTACCACTGCTCCTGGTGTCTGTAGTTGTCTGCAGCGCTCCAGCTAATCTGATCTCAATGGCTCGTGCCTTCAGCTcgggcagagccgctgagctcgCTTGTTGGTTGCAGCTCTGTGCTCATGCCACAGACAAGAACAGACTGCGGGAGCAGCAGAGACAAGGGGGAGGGCAAGTAAAGGACAGTGGTTTTTCAACCTATTGAGTGGGGGAAAGGTTTTCTGAACCTGAAGAACCCCCTTTAAAGGGTCActccattgttttgttttttcaccgctggagtggtgcttctaatcgaAGCCCGCTGTCTTGTAATCGCCCTCTGGCGTCTTCATCTTCAATTACCACCGGTCCAGTTGGTCTCTGGCAATTTGtgatctgccggcagctccagtgttttatgcAGCGATCTGGGGAAggttacaactcaatacaagtctgagAGCCTCATACTAGCTCttagggctgtttcacacatccagcattttgccAGATCAGTCACATTCCAGTTTAGtgctaatactgtacaatggcatcgcggcaagctctgatcacatgacagcatgtgaccggagcttgccgcgatgccattgtacagtattaacactttaCTGGAGTGTGGTGGatctggcaatccggcgaaatgccagatgtgtgaaatgggccttacagACTGGAATTGATTGTTTGTGACGTCACCTCTGACTGCCGTTTggtcagaagttacgggcacaagatgctGCTGCGGGACCAAATTGGCAAGTTCAGGGGCAGGGAACTTGgatttaatgcaccactccagccctgaaaacaaaagctggagttgtgctttaaaacATATTGCCTATTTAAAAGGCAGCTGATCGTGGGGTACAGTTTTACAGCGGAGCCACCAGAGCATTTCAGAGCCCAGTTTTggggggtgtggtgtgtgtgtgggtgttttttggtttttttttttggttttttttttagattatggATTAATTTTCATACGGTCTATGGGGCTGGTGAGGATATTCATGGCCAGTAAGGAAATCTTGGTCTTTAAGCCTTAACCTTAATGTGAGGTAAAAATGACCAGAGCTGTGAAAATATTTCCTAATTTGTATGGAAACTTTTTCTTCTAGATCTGCCTCCCAAATCGTCCTCACTGGTTCCTTCTTTTTGGGGCGGCTGAAGAAAACATTCGGGAGATCTGTCTGCAGATATTGAGGCTGTACACGAGAAAGAAGGTATGCAAAATGTCAAATCCACCACACACATCCATTGCATCACCTCCCATATTACTAATATGATAAAATCCTTATTCTCTATTACAGGCTGATCTGACTGATCTGGAAAGTTCAGTTGAGAAGAAGAGGCTGATGCTCGAGGAAGCTAAAGCCAAGGCCAAAGGGTTACTACCAGATGGCACGCCGCGCATCGACAACGCCCCAGAGTTCTCACCCAATGTGAAAACTGGTATGTTGCATCTTCTCGACGTtttagaacttttttatttttttttgtcctaCACAAATGAACAAATAATTTCTTCTTACAGTGTCTCCTAAGGAAGGAAAATCAAGCAAGCCTTCCCCCATCTCCATACATGCACTGAAAAACATCAAAAGAAAAATAGAGGATGCAAAGAGGACCACTTCATCAAGCCCTGTGAATGGGTAAGTTGTAAATCAAAAGGGGTATTCCAGGACTTGTATATTGATGGCACCTTTTACGATGCCATAGATATTGGATCACTGGGATCACCCCTGCGAGAATAGaaaatatatttataatttttataattttattttataaaaaaaattatatatttttttattattaattttattcattATATATCGCTATCTGTCTAGCCTATTAGTGGCCTAATAGATTCTGTAACATCCCAAGATTGAAATGCCCTGTCAGAATTAAAAGGCAACGCACCACCTATAT from the Anomaloglossus baeobatrachus isolate aAnoBae1 chromosome 11, aAnoBae1.hap1, whole genome shotgun sequence genome contains:
- the CCNL2 gene encoding cyclin-L2 isoform X1, which codes for MAAASATTTVGPAEGILIGDKMYSGVLISLENCLMPEEKCALTPSVVDGLETDTETDLRCVGCELIQSAGILLRLPQVAMATGQVLFQRFFYSKSFVKHSMEHVSMACVHLASKIEEAPRRIRDVINVFHRLRQLREKQKPLPLVLDQDYVNLKNQIIKAERRVLKELGFCVHVKHPHKIIVMYLQVLECERNKHLVQTSWNYMNDSLRTDVFERFNPETIACACIYLAARTLEICLPNRPHWFLLFGAAEENIREICLQILRLYTRKKADLTDLESSVEKKRLMLEEAKAKAKGLLPDGTPRIDNAPEFSPNVKTVSPKEGKSSKPSPISIHALKNIKRKIEDAKRTTSSSPVNGVVKGRESRSGSRSRDKSYSRSHSRSGSPKRRKSESYSTSSGSKSRSHSRSRSDSPPRKANHGSYKSSKSQLYGKDKDYKYSGQKRRSRSRSSSPRSRSRGSPDSGKYKKKSHYYRERRRERSRSYERAPHRHYDREYPGHSHHRR
- the CCNL2 gene encoding cyclin-L2 isoform X2, with translation MAAASATTTVGPAEGILIGDKMYSGVLISLENCLMPEEKCALTPSVVDGLETDTETDLRCVGCELIQSAGILLRLPQVAMATGQVLFQRFFYSKSFVKHSMEHVSMACVHLASKIEEAPRRIRDVINVFHRLRQLREKQKPLPLVLDQDYVNLKNQIIKAERRVLKELGFCVHVKHPHKIIVMYLQVLECERNKHLVQTSWLASEGK